In the Streptomyces sp. NBC_00525 genome, one interval contains:
- a CDS encoding AMP-binding protein yields MASKALHARFLRGLEKSPAGVAVRVGGDTVDYTTAHATALAWAGALLAAPGGPPNAVGILTGRSTTAYLGILAALYAGLPAVPIPAGFPVGKVVSMLGAAGVSALVVDGEGAALLAGGTGAELGGLPVLAPHLDRAGAEALAAATGLPVLAAAAETALAGPRDAAPDDVAYILFTSGSTGRPKGVRLTHGNTAHYFGLMDAWYDFRADDVFSQAAGLNWDSAVSDLWCAWAAGAPLVSVPPHAYRDLPGFVAEHGITVWFSAPSVISLSRRTGRLLPGSMPTLRWTYFGGEALQFEDTDAWQRAAPGSAVINVYGPTEMTITTHRHRWSPEESVRLGVNGVVPLGLLHEGHAELLLDERGEEAADEGELWLAGPQLSAGYLDAEDGHGKYLERDGLRWYRTGDRVRRLADGQLVYLGRMDSQVQVQGYRVELAEVEHALRAASPVTGAVVVGVPVANSTELVAFYLGEQRAPRDFHRDLAAVLPPQLIPRHYHRLDEFPLNTNKKTDRLALTALAAERHGAKARDTAPAPVAGAPRAA; encoded by the coding sequence ATGGCGTCGAAGGCGCTGCACGCGCGTTTCCTGCGGGGCCTGGAGAAATCCCCGGCCGGTGTCGCCGTCCGGGTGGGCGGCGACACCGTGGACTACACGACAGCCCATGCGACCGCCCTGGCCTGGGCGGGCGCCCTGCTCGCCGCCCCCGGCGGCCCGCCGAACGCCGTCGGCATCCTGACCGGCCGCAGCACCACCGCGTACCTCGGCATCCTGGCCGCCCTGTACGCGGGCCTGCCGGCCGTTCCGATCCCGGCCGGCTTCCCCGTGGGCAAGGTCGTCTCGATGCTCGGCGCGGCCGGGGTCTCCGCGCTGGTCGTGGACGGGGAGGGCGCGGCCCTGCTCGCCGGGGGCACCGGGGCCGAACTGGGCGGCCTGCCCGTGCTCGCCCCCCACCTGGACCGGGCCGGCGCCGAGGCCCTGGCCGCGGCCACCGGGCTGCCGGTACTGGCCGCCGCTGCGGAGACCGCGCTCGCCGGACCCCGGGACGCGGCGCCCGACGACGTCGCGTACATCCTGTTCACCTCGGGCTCCACCGGGCGCCCCAAGGGGGTCCGGCTCACCCACGGCAACACGGCGCACTACTTCGGGCTGATGGACGCCTGGTACGACTTCCGCGCCGACGACGTCTTCTCGCAGGCGGCCGGGCTCAACTGGGACTCCGCGGTCTCCGACCTGTGGTGCGCCTGGGCGGCCGGGGCGCCGCTGGTGTCGGTGCCGCCGCACGCGTACCGCGATCTGCCCGGCTTCGTCGCGGAGCACGGGATCACCGTGTGGTTCTCGGCGCCGAGCGTGATCTCGCTGTCCCGGCGCACCGGACGGCTGCTGCCCGGCTCGATGCCGACGCTGCGCTGGACGTACTTCGGCGGCGAGGCCCTCCAGTTCGAGGACACCGACGCCTGGCAGCGGGCCGCGCCCGGCTCCGCGGTGATCAACGTCTACGGCCCGACCGAGATGACCATCACCACGCACCGCCACCGCTGGTCGCCCGAGGAGTCGGTGCGGCTCGGCGTCAACGGCGTCGTCCCGCTGGGGCTGCTCCACGAGGGCCACGCGGAGCTGCTGCTCGACGAGCGGGGCGAGGAGGCGGCGGACGAGGGCGAACTCTGGCTCGCTGGGCCGCAGCTGTCGGCCGGCTACCTCGACGCGGAGGACGGGCACGGCAAGTACCTGGAGCGGGACGGGCTGCGCTGGTACCGCACGGGGGACCGGGTCCGGCGGCTCGCGGACGGGCAGCTGGTGTACCTGGGCCGGATGGACTCCCAGGTGCAGGTGCAGGGCTACCGGGTCGAACTGGCCGAGGTGGAGCACGCGCTGCGGGCGGCGTCGCCGGTCACGGGCGCGGTCGTGGTCGGCGTACCGGTGGCCAACAGCACCGAGCTTGTCGCGTTCTACCTCGGTGAGCAGCGCGCCCCGAGGGACTTCCATCGCGATCTGGCGGCCGTCCTGCCGCCGCAGCTGATCCCGCGCCACTACCACCGGCTGGACGAGTTCCCGCTCAACACCAACAAGAAGACCGACCGGCTGGCGCTGACCGCGCTCGCGGCGGAACGGCACGGCGCGAAGGCGCGGGACACCGCGCCCGCGCCGGTGGCCGGGGCCCCGCGCGCCGCGTGA
- a CDS encoding pyridoxal phosphate-dependent aminotransferase: protein MNPMSMSPNLALNQIVAERQAAGERIVHLGFGESRLPAFGPLMDRLAAGAVRNAYGPVAGSPGVREAVAGYFGRRRLPTGPDQIVVAPGSKPLLMALDLTVPGDVLLPRPAWNTYAPQARLAGKEPIAVPIPAECGGVPDPALLRDRIRAARAEGYDPRLMILTLPDNPTGTLASAAMIRELCAVAEEENLLIVSDEIYRDVVHDPDADYLSPAEVAPARTVVCTGLSKSLALGGWRIGAARFPEGPWGEAIRAGVASVASEVWSTLPGPMQEVAEYAFGEPEEIRERLRAGARLHGAVAREVHRIVVGAGARCRPPTGAFYVYPDFEPVREELAKHDVTDSASLAGRMLDLGIAVLAGHLLGDEPGALRFKCATSMLYGENAEQQETALAAADPLAVPHVRSVLDRIEEGFQRLL, encoded by the coding sequence GTGAATCCCATGAGCATGTCGCCCAATCTCGCCCTCAACCAGATCGTCGCGGAGCGCCAGGCGGCCGGTGAGCGCATCGTCCACCTCGGCTTCGGCGAGTCGCGGCTGCCGGCCTTCGGGCCGCTGATGGACCGCCTCGCGGCGGGCGCGGTCCGCAACGCGTACGGGCCGGTGGCCGGTTCGCCGGGCGTACGGGAGGCCGTCGCCGGGTACTTCGGCCGGCGCCGGCTGCCCACCGGGCCGGACCAGATCGTCGTCGCGCCGGGCAGCAAGCCGCTGCTGATGGCCCTCGACCTCACCGTGCCCGGCGATGTGCTGCTGCCCCGGCCCGCCTGGAACACCTACGCGCCGCAGGCCCGGCTGGCCGGCAAGGAGCCGATCGCCGTGCCGATCCCCGCGGAGTGCGGCGGGGTGCCCGACCCGGCCCTGCTGCGCGACCGCATCCGGGCCGCCCGCGCCGAGGGGTACGACCCGCGCCTCATGATCCTGACGCTGCCGGACAACCCGACCGGCACCCTCGCCTCCGCCGCGATGATCCGCGAACTGTGCGCCGTCGCCGAGGAGGAGAACCTGCTCATCGTCTCGGACGAGATCTACCGGGACGTCGTGCACGACCCGGACGCCGACTACCTCAGCCCCGCCGAGGTGGCGCCCGCCCGCACCGTCGTCTGCACCGGGCTCAGCAAGTCCCTGGCGCTGGGCGGCTGGCGGATCGGCGCGGCCCGCTTCCCCGAGGGGCCGTGGGGGGAGGCGATCCGGGCCGGGGTCGCCTCGGTGGCCAGCGAGGTGTGGTCCACGCTGCCGGGCCCGATGCAGGAGGTGGCCGAGTACGCCTTCGGGGAGCCCGAGGAGATCCGCGAGCGGCTGCGCGCCGGCGCCCGGCTGCACGGGGCCGTGGCGCGCGAGGTGCACCGCATCGTCGTCGGGGCCGGGGCGCGCTGCCGGCCGCCCACCGGCGCGTTCTACGTCTACCCGGACTTCGAGCCGGTCCGCGAGGAGCTGGCCAAGCACGACGTGACCGATTCGGCGTCGCTGGCGGGCCGGATGCTGGACCTGGGCATCGCCGTCCTCGCTGGGCACCTCCTCGGCGACGAGCCGGGGGCCCTGCGCTTCAAATGCGCGACGAGCATGCTCTACGGCGAGAACGCCGAGCAGCAGGAAACGGCACTGGCCGCCGCCGACCCGCTCGCCGTGCCGCATGTCCGCTCGGTGCTGGATCGGATCGAAGAAGGATTCCAGCGGCTGCTGTAA
- a CDS encoding phosphopantetheine-binding protein, which translates to MPELTNHTWDEAFEAVIRPFLPYLDPAEKLSDDSRLKELGLDSMGTIELLAALESAYSVRFLDDALKLENFASPDILWNTLITKTESAA; encoded by the coding sequence ATGCCAGAACTCACGAATCACACCTGGGACGAAGCCTTCGAGGCCGTCATCCGTCCGTTCCTGCCCTATCTCGACCCGGCCGAGAAACTGTCCGACGATTCCCGCCTCAAGGAACTCGGGCTGGACTCCATGGGCACGATCGAGCTGCTCGCCGCACTGGAGAGCGCCTACTCGGTGCGTTTCCTGGACGACGCCCTGAAGCTGGAGAACTTCGCCAGCCCGGACATCCTGTGGAACACACTGATCACCAAAACAGAATCCGCCGCGTGA